Part of the Candidatus Purcelliella pentastirinorum genome is shown below.
TTACTATAGCAATTTTATCAAATGAAAATACATTCTCATAAAAAAACAAAAAAAACAAGAAAAACAATACACGGATAAAATATTTCATTTATTTTCCTAAATAAAAACATTAGAATATATAATTAATCTAAATTTAATAAAATATTTTACCATATTTTCCCCATACTAAATTGAAACTTTTCTAATTTATCCATTAAACTAGTTTTAATAGGTATGGCATACGAAAATGTTAAGGGACCAATTGGTGATATCCATTTAAATGAAATACCACTAGATACTCTAATATTATACAAATTACTATAATCAGGTATACCTAGTAAATTAAAATTATTTGTATTATTCCAATTTGTATCTAATACTATTCCAGAATCTAAAAATAATGAATAACGAATATTTTTGGTATAATTATTATTAATAAAAAAATTAGGTAGAATTAATTCTGTATTTGTAATTATTATAGAATTACCTCCTATAATATCATTAGATCTACAAAAAGAATATTCATTTAAGTTATTGTTTTTTAATAATGGATTATAATAAACTGCTTTAGGACCAACATCATTAAAAACAAAACCTCTTATTGTATCAATACCTCCAGCATAAAAATTTTGATAAAACGGAATTTCTTTTTTACCTATACCATGTCCATATCCTAAAAAAATATGATTGGATAATATCCATTCAAAATATTTATCCATGGGTAAATATTTATAACTATCAAAAACTATTTGAAAATAATTATTTTTTGATCCAGGTATAGTTATTTTAGTATCTAATTTATTATAACTACCAAATACAGGATAAACTTGTTTATTTAAGCTATCAAAAATAAAATTATAATTAAAAATAAAATCATTAGATACTAAATTTTCTTTATGTAAATAATTAAATTTTTTACCCATAGATTTTAAATATCTCCATACAACAACTTGTGGTTTAATATTTAATAAATTATCATAGGTATATCCTAAACCCAATCCAAAACTATTTTGATTATTTAAATTAAAATTTAATATATTATTAAACAAATAACTTTTTTTAACATAATTTGAAAAATTTAAGTTTTCTTCTGGTATAGAGTTATTATAAATAATATTACTTGATAAATTAATTCTATCAATTATGAAATGCAAACTGGTAAATTCCAATTTACCATAATTTTGAAGATTGTTTTTAACAATACTTAAGCTTATATTATCACCAACACCTAACCAATTATTTTTATTTAATGAAAATTTAAAACTAACTCCTCCATCATGACTGTAACCTGCTCCAATATTAAACAATCCAGTATTTAATTCTTGTATTTTATATACAATATTTACTCTATTTGTTGATGAAGATAAATTTTTAATACATACATTAATATCTTTAAAATATCCAGTACGTTTTAAATTAGATATTCCAACATTAATTAAATCTATATTAAATAAGGAATTTTCCATTTGTTTTATTTCAGACCTTAACATAGAATCTCTAGAAACAAAATTACCTGAAAAAGATATTTTTTCAACATAAAAACGTTTACCATTATCTATATTAAAATATAATTTTACAGTATTATTTTTATGATTAATTTTTGTTTTTATATCTATAAAAGGATTAATATAACCAAAACGAGATAATAATTTTTTTATATTAACTATTATTGACATGATCTTAGAAAAATTATAAACCTCATTAATTTTAATTGATATTAAATTATTTAAATTATAAGGATTTTCAAAATCATTATTTATAAATATATTTGAAATTTTATATTTTTTACCTTCATGTATATTTATTGTTATGTAAATATTTTTTTTATTTCTAGATAAATTTAATTGAGTAGAATTTATTTTAAAACAAATATATCCATGATTTAAATAAAAATCATGTAATTTTTGAAGTGCAATCATAAAATTTTCTTTTCTATAATTATTTTTATAAAATAAATCAAATCCCAAAAAATATTTTTTTATTCCACATATATAAGTAAGATATTTTAATGAAAAATTATTATTTCCTA
Proteins encoded:
- the bamA gene encoding outer membrane protein assembly factor BamA, whose translation is MNTFLIKNIYVHGLRNLTFHNIISETFFIKKKKFSNEDISNFIKLLYHTGNFDEIKIFRDKYDLIIKVKEKPIISNICIIGNKFIDYKLLKDSMYLHKIIIGKPLDCFSLLTFEKTLNDFYNKIGRYKTKIKFFITPLDNNKIDLKLMIIESDLINIKRVNILGNNNFSLKYLTYICGIKKYFLGFDLFYKNNYRKENFMIALQKLHDFYLNHGYICFKINSTQLNLSRNKKNIYITINIHEGKKYKISNIFINNDFENPYNLNNLISIKINEVYNFSKIMSIIVNIKKLLSRFGYINPFIDIKTKINHKNNTVKLYFNIDNGKRFYVEKISFSGNFVSRDSMLRSEIKQMENSLFNIDLINVGISNLKRTGYFKDINVCIKNLSSSTNRVNIVYKIQELNTGLFNIGAGYSHDGGVSFKFSLNKNNWLGVGDNISLSIVKNNLQNYGKLEFTSLHFIIDRINLSSNIIYNNSIPEENLNFSNYVKKSYLFNNILNFNLNNQNSFGLGLGYTYDNLLNIKPQVVVWRYLKSMGKKFNYLHKENLVSNDFIFNYNFIFDSLNKQVYPVFGSYNKLDTKITIPGSKNNYFQIVFDSYKYLPMDKYFEWILSNHIFLGYGHGIGKKEIPFYQNFYAGGIDTIRGFVFNDVGPKAVYYNPLLKNNNLNEYSFCRSNDIIGGNSIIITNTELILPNFFINNNYTKNIRYSLFLDSGIVLDTNWNNTNNFNLLGIPDYSNLYNIRVSSGISFKWISPIGPLTFSYAIPIKTSLMDKLEKFQFSMGKIW